A segment of the Fusobacterium ulcerans genome:
TTTAAAAGATCTTGATGAAAAAGCTCTTATCAGAATACTTACAGAACCTAAAAACGCAATCGTTAAGCAGTACAAAAAACTGTTTGATTTAGAAGGAGTAGATTTAGAGTTTACTCCAGAAGCACTTAAAAAAATCGCCGTTCTTGCTCTTGAAAGAAAAATAGGAGCAAGAGGTCTTAGAGCAATAATAGAACAAACTATGCTTGAATTAATGTACGAAGTTCCTTCTGATGATTCTATATCTAAGGTTACAATTGGAGAAGAAGCCGTCCTTGATTCAACAAAAGCTATTATTGAAAAAGAACAAAAAAATTAGGAGGGATAACTTTATGAGTAAAACACTATTTTTACCTACTAGGGACTTAGTTATCTTCCCAGGTATAGTAACACCTATATATGTAGGTAGAGTAAAAAGTATCAATACACTGGAATCAGCTGTAAACAGCAAAAGCAAATTAGTACTAGGGATGCAGAAGGATCCTTCTAAAGAGAATCCTGATTTTCCTGAAGATATATACAATATTGGAGTAATAGTCAACATACTTCAAATAGTTAAAATGCCTAACAATAACATAAAAGTATTGGTAGAAGCAGAAGATAGAGTAACTATTGATGGAATAGAGGTAGGAGAGACTGAATATAAAGCTACATATAAAATTTTGAAATGTACTAATGGAAAAACTAAAGAAACTGAGGCAGTATATAGAAAAGTTTTAAGCTACTTTGAAAAATATGTAGGTTTAACTGGGAAGATATCTTCAGAACTTTTAGTCAACCTAAAAGGTATCAAAGATATTAATAATGCTTTTGATATTATTTCATCTAATCTTCCTGTAAAAAGTGAAATAAGACAGGAACTTTTAGAAATATTTGATATCAAAGAAAGAGGATATAAGCTATTAGAACTTCTTACTAACGAAATGGAAATAGCTTCTCTTGAAAAGAAAATAGATGATAAAGTAAAAACAAAAATGAACGAAGCTCAAAAAGCTTACTACATAAAAGAAAAAATATCTGCTATGAAAGAAGAATTGGGAGATTATTCACAAGATGATGATATGCTTGATCTTGTTGAAAAACTAAAGAAAGCTAAACTTCCTAAAGAAGTTAAACAAAAACTTGATGTTGAGATGAAAAAGCTTTCTAAAATGCCTCCATTCTCTGCTGAAGCAACAGTATCAAGAAATTATATTGAAACTGTACTTGATCTTCCATGGGAAAAAACTACTAAAGATATTCTTGACTTGAAAAAAGCCAATGAAATTTTAGAAAGAGATCACTATGGATTAAAAGATGCTAAAAACAGAGTTTTAGATTATCTTTCTGTGAAGAAACTTAATCCAAATATGAAAGGTGGAATCCTTTGTCTTGCAGGACCTCCTGGAATAGGAAAAACTTCCCTTGTTAAGTCTATAGCTGATGCTATGGGAAGAAAATTTGTAAGAGTGTCTCTTGGTGGAGTAAGAGATGAAGCTGAAATAAGAGGACACAGAAGAACATATATTGGTTCTATGCCTGGTAAACTTATCAAAGCTATGAAAGATGCTGGAACTAAAAACCCTGTTATCTTGCTGGATGAAATAGATAAAATGTCTAATGACTACAAAGGAGATCCAGCTTCAGCTATGCTTGAAGTACTTGATCCTGAACAAAACAGCCATTTTGAAGATCACTACGTTGATATGCCTTTTGACCTTTCAAAAGTATTCTTTGTAGCAACAGCAAATGATCTTAGAAATGTTTCTCCTCCTTTGAGAGACAGAATGGAAATAATAAATATCTCTTCATATACAGAGTTTGAAAAACTTCATATAGCTAAAAAATATCTTATCAAACAAGCTAAAGAAGAAAATGGACTTAAAGATTATGATATTCATATTCCTGATAGTGTCATCATGAAAATTATTGATGAATATACTAGAGAAGCTGGAGTAAGAAATCTAAAAAGAGAAATTATAACTCTTTGCAGAAAAATAGCTAGAGAAGTAGTTGAGCAAAAGAAAAAGAAATTCACAATAAAAAGCTCAAGTCTTGAAAAACTTTTAGGAAAACCTAAATTCAGACCTGAAAAGGCTAAGGAAAAACAACCTAAACAAGGTGTAGTAAATGGATTAGCATGGACTTCTGTAGGAGGAGTTACTCTTGAAGTACAAGGAGTCTCTATCCCTGGTAAAGGAGAAATATCTCTAACTGGAACATTAGGAAATGTAATGAAAGAATCAGCTCAAGTAGCATTTACTTATGTAAAAGCTAACCTTGATAAATATAAATTAGAAAACCCAGAATTCTTTGAAAAGAAGAATATACATCTTCACTTCCCAGAGGGAGCAACACCTAAAGATGGTCCTTCTGCTGGTATAACTATTGTTACAGCTATACTTTCTGTCCTTACTGGAAGACAGGTAAGACAGGATATAGCAATGACTGGTGAAGTTACTATTACTGGAGATGTCCTAGCAATAGGCGGAGTAAAAGAAAAAGTTATAGGAGCTCACAGAGCTGGTATCAGAGAAGTTATCCTTCCTGATGACAATAGAATGGATGAAAGTGATATTCCTTCTGAAGTAGCAAAAACTATGACTATCCACTTTGCTAAAACATATGATGATGTAGAAAAACTGGTTTTTGCAGACAAATAATTTTTTAAGTGAGGAAGATTTATGAATGTAAAACAGGCAGATTTTGTTAAATCGGCAGTTTATGAAAAAGATTACCCAGAGCAATTAAATAATATGGAATTTGCTTTTGTAGGAAGATCTAATGTAGGAAAATCCTCTTTAATCAACAGCATTACTGGTAGAAAAAAATTGGCAAAAACAAGTAAAACTCCAGGAAGGACTCAACTTATAAACTATTTCAAAATAAATAATGAATTCTTTATAGTTGACCTTCCAGGATATGGATTTGCCAAAGTACCTAAAGAGATGAAGGCTGAATGGGGAAAAACAATGGATAGATATATTGCCAGTCCAAGAAAAAAACTGGTATTTGTCCTTTTAGATATAAGAAGAATCCCTAGTCAGGAAGATATAGAAATGCTTGTATATCTTGATCACCATGATATCCCTTTTAAAATAATTTTTACTAAAATAGATAAAGTTTCAAATAATGAAAAATTTAAAGTAATGAAAGAAATAAAGAAAAAGATAGAATTTCATAATGAGGATGTTTTCTTTCATTCTTCACTTTCAGATAATGGAAAAGAAGATATTCTTAATTTTATAGAAACTATGTTGGAAAAGAATGATTAAATATTATATATAAGTTTATTGGGAGGAATTTTAAATGGAAGAACTTAATAAGACTTATTCCCCTAAGGAAATAGAGTCAAAATGGTATAAGATCTGGGAAGATTCTAAATACTTTGCAGGAAAAATGGAAGAAGGAAAAGAAAGCTATTCAATAGTTATCCCTCCTCCAAACGTCACTGGTATACTTCATATGGGGCATATACTTAATAACTCTATCCAAGATACTCTAGTAAGATATAAGAGAATGTGTGGTTATAATACTTTATGGCTTCCAGGATGTGACCATGCTGGAATAGCTACTCAAAATAAAGTTGAAAGAAAACTTGCTGAAGAGGGATTAAAAAAAGAAGATTTAGGAAGAGAAAAATTTATTGAAGAAACTTGGAAATGGAAAGAAAAGCATGGTGGTATTATCACTACTCAATTAAGAAAAATTGGTGCTTCTCTTGACTGGGACAGAGAAAGATTTACAATGGATGAAGGACTTTCAAAAGCTGTAAGAGAAATATTTGTTCACTTATATAATGATGGACTTATCTATCAAGGTGAATACATGGTAAACTGGTGCCCAAGATGTGGTACTGCTCTTGCTGACGATGAAGTTGAACATGTGGAAAAAGATGGTCATTTATGGCATGTTAAATATCCAGTAAAAGATTCTGATGAATTTATAATAATAGCTACTTCAAGACCTGAAACAATGCTGGCTGACGTAGCAGTTGCTGTACATCCTGAAGATGACAGATATAAACACCTTATAGGAAAAAAACTTATCCTTCCATTAGTAGGAAGAGAAATTCCTGTAATAGCTGATGATTATGTAGATAGAGAATTTGGAACTGGAGCTCTTAAAATAACTCCTGCTCATGACCCTAATGACTTTAATGTAGGGAAAAAACATGATCTTCCTATAATCAACATGCTTACAAAAGAAGCTACAGTTACTGATGAATTTCCTAAATATGCTGGACTAGACAGATTTGAAGCTAGAAAAGTAATGGTTGAAGAATTAAAAGAAACTGGAGCTCTTATTAAAGTAGAAAATATAAAACACAATGTAGGTCAATGCTATAGATGTCAAACTGTAGTTGAACCAAGAGTTTCTAAACAATGGTTTGTAAAAACTGAAACTTTAGCTCAAAAAGCTTTGGAAGTAGTAAGAAATGGTGAAATAAAAATCATGCCTAAGAGAATGGAGAAAATCTATTACAACTGGCTTGAAAATATAAGAGACTGGTGTATCTCAAGACAACTTTGGTGGGGACATAGAATCCCAGCATGGTATGGTCCTGATAAGTACATATTTGTAGCAAGAGATGAAAATGAAGCTAAAGAAATGGCTGTTAAACATTATGGAAAAGAAATGGAATTAATTCAGGAAGAAGATGTACTAGATACTTGGTTCTCATCTGCATTATGGCCTTTCTCTACAATGGGATGGCCTGAAAAAACTAAAGAACTTGAAACTTTCTATCCTACATCTACACTTGTAACAGGAGCAGATATCATCTTCTTCTGGGTAGCTAGAATGATCATGTTTGGGCTTTATGAAATGAAAGAGATTCCTTTCAAAGATGTATTCTTCCACGGAATTGTAAGAGATGAGCTTGGTAGAAAAATGTCTAAATCATTAGGAAATTCTCCTGATCCATTGAATTTAATAGAAGAATTCGGAGCAGATGCTATCAGATTCTCTATGATATATAACACATCTCAAGGGCAAGATGTACACTTCTCTGAGAAACTTCTTGAAATGGGAAGAAACTTTGCTAACAAAATATGGAACGTTGCAAGATTTGTTATCATGAACCTTGAAGGATTTGATGTAAAATCTGTAAATAAAGAAGAGCTTAAACTTGAATTGGTTGATAAATGGATATTCTCTAGAATGAATGAAACTTCTAAAGAAGTAGCTGACTACATTGATAAATTCCAATTAGATGACGCTGCTAAGGCTGTTTATGAATTCTTAAGAGGAGACTTCTGTGACTGGTATGTTGAACTTGCAAAAGTAAGACTATACAATGATGATGAAGCTGGAAAAGCATCTAAAACAACTGCTCAATATGTACTTTGGACAGTATTGGAAGCTGGACTTAGAATGCTTCACCCATTTATGCCGTTCATAACAGAAGAGATCTGGCAGAAAATTAAAGTTGAAGGAGATTCTATTATGATACAGCAATATCCTGTAGCTGATGAATCACTAATCAACAGAGACATAGAAAATTCATTTGAGTATATTAAAGATGTTATTTCTTCTTTAAGAAACATTAAAGCTGAAATGGGAATCTCTCCAGCTAAAGAAGTAAAAGTTGTTATCAAAACTTCTGATGAAATGGAACTAAAAACTCTTGAAGACAACTACATTTTCATAACTAAGTTAGCTAAAATAGAAGAACTTAAGTATGGTAAAGATATGGAAAAACCTGAACAAAGTGGATTCAGAGTAGCTGGAAATTCTGAAGTATATATGATACTTACTGGACTTTTAAATGCTGAAGTAGAAATCAAAAAAATTCAAGAACAGATAGAAAAAGTACAAAAAGATCTTGATAAAGTTAATGCTAAACTTTCTGATGAAAGATTTACTTCTAAAGCTCCTGCCCATATTCTGGAGAGAGAAAGAAGAATTCAAAAAGAACATCAAGATAAGATGGATAAACTTACTGAGAACCTTAAAAACTTTATGTAATATTAAAAATCTATTTTAAAAAACTTAAGAAAGTTGTATAATGAAATTGTAGAAGGCTTTTTTAAGGAGGTAGATCTTATGAATTTACAAGAGATGGTTTTCAGAGCCCTTTTGGACTTCGAAGCTCAAGGGGAAATATATATAGAAAAAGAGAGAGTAACACTTGGCTGTATGGCTAATGGAAGTGAAATGGAAACTGTAAGAAAGTTTTTAAATACTGTTGAACTACAGGAAAAATTTAAAGATTATCCTTTAAGTGAAATCAATAACGCTGTACAAAGTCTTGTAGAAAAAGATTTTATAAAAGCTAGAAGAGTTACTACTACTACTGGTGTTAACTTCTATGAAATTCTAAATAGTGAATGTGATTTAGAAGAGTTCTTAGAGGGATAAAAGTATTTTATTTTGAGAAAATAGGGCTGGCTCAAAAGTTAATTTTGACCAGCCTATTATTTTATCTTTATTTAAGGAGGATTAAATGATAAAAGCTGTATTTTTTGATATTGATGGAACTCTTGTAAGTTTTAATACTCATAAAGTTCCTGAAAGTACAATGAAAGCTTTTGAGCTGCTTCATGAGAAGGGAATAAAAACATTTGTTGCAACAGGAAGACATCCTTCAATTATGTCATTAGGCAACAATCTTGATCAATTAAAATTTGATGGCTATGTAACTCTTAATGGACAGTATTGTTTTAATGATAAAGAGATAATATATAAAAATAGTATATCTCCTGAAGATATAAAAAACCTTGTTGAATTTCTAAAAGACTATCCTCATCCTTGTGGTTTTGTAGAAGGAGATGGGGGAATGTATATTAATCATATAAATGATAATGTTAAAGCTGTTTTGGATGCTGTAAACCTTCCTATGCTTCCTATAAAGGATGTATCTAGAGCTTTAGAGAATGAAGTATTTCAGTTAAATCCTTATGTATCTCCTGAAGAGGAACATATTTTTATGAATGCATTAAAAAATTGTGAAGCTACAAGATGGAATCCACTATTTTTAGACGTCATCCCTGCTGGCGGAGGAAAACATGTAGCAGTGGAAAAAGTCAGAGAATATTATGGTTTTTCTAAAGAGGAAACTATGGCCTTTGGAGATGGGGGAAATGACATCACTATGCTTTCAAATGTAGGAATAGGAGTTGCCATGGGAAATGCTAATGATGATGTAAAAGAGATTGCTGATTATGTTACTGATACAGTAGATAATGATGGAATCTTTAAAGCTCTTAAGCATTTTTCTATTATTTAAAAAATATACAATTTTTTATATTAAATATATTAAAAAAACTCTTTTTATTAATTTTTTATTATTGTATCATTTCTAAAAATAAAGTTCAATATATAAAAAATTTATGTAACTGAACTTTTTATTTTAATTTTTAAAACTTATTGTATTAAATAAAAACATTATTCTATTTTTTTCAAAAAATAAAATAAAATATTTTAATTTTTTTTATAAAAAAGTTATGAAATATAAGATTTTTATGATAAAATAGATGTACGCATAGTTATTTATTACATATATATTTCTTTGGGGAGTGGTCAAATGGATTTACATTATTTAAAAATATTTTATGAAGTAGCAAAAGAGAAAAGTTTTACTAAGGCAGCAAGCAAACTTTACATCAATCAATCAGCTGTATCTATTCAAGTTAAAAAATTTGAAGAGATTTTAAATGCAAAACTTTTTGACAGAAGTTCTAAAAAAATTAAGCTTACTTATACTGGGGAAGCTCTATATAAAATGGCTGAAGATATATTCGACAAAGTTAAAAGAGCAGAAAAAGAAATATCTAGAATTATTGATCTGGATAGAGCTAGAATCTCTATAGGAGCTACATCTGTTATTGGTGAACCTCTTATCCCAAGATTAATGAAAGGATTTTCTAAGGCTCATGAAGAAATCGAGTATGATGTAACTATTGCTGATAAGGCATGGCTTTTAAAACTATTAAAAGAGGGAGATCTTGATATCCTGATCATAGATGAGGAACATATCACTGACTCTAACCTTGAAGTTTTAACTATTGAAAAAATGCCTTATGTTCTTGTAAGTAAAAAAGAGTATCATAGTATGGAAAGTGTGTCTAAAGATCCACTTATCACTAGAAAAACTATTCCTAATAATAATGAAGCTATTGCTGTAATTGAAGATAAATACAGAATATCTTTTGATACAAAGATATCTGTACTTGGAAACCTTGAAGTAATAAAAGGAATGGTAAGAGAAGAGATAGGAAATGTAATCCTTCCTTATTATGCAGTTCATAAAGAGATCGAAAGAGGAGAATTCAAAATAATCTATAAGGTTAATGAAGTAAAAGATGGATATCAGGTAGTTATCACAAAAGATAAGAAAAGCCTTATTCAAATTATCAAATTCATCAACTTTATACAGGATTACAAGATTCAATATTAGGAGGTTGAATGAACTTAATAGATTCATACAAGACAGAACTTGTACTTCTTGAAAATTTTATCAAGGAAGAAGAAAAAAGAAAAGAAACTGAAAAAGTTGCCAAAGTTTTGGCAGAGGTTTTCAACAATGGAAATAAAGTATTGATATGTGGTAATGGTGGAAGCAACTGTGATGCTCTGCACTTTGCAGAGGAATTTACAGGAAGATTCAGAGGAGACAGAAGAGCTCTTCCTGTTATAGCAATATCAGAATCATCTCATATAACTTGTGTAGGGAATGACTATGGATTTGATTATGTCTTTTCAAGAGGTGTAGAAGCCTATGGGAAGTCTGGAGATATGTTTATAGGTATTTCTACCAGCGGAAACTCTGGCAATGTAATTAAGGCTGTAGAGGCTGCTAAGAAGATAGGGATGAAAACTTGTGTCCTTCTGGGAAAAGATGGAGGAAAACTTAAAGGAATGTGTGATTATGAATTTATTATTCCTGGAAAAACTTCTGACAGAGTACAGGAGATACATATGATGATACTTCATATCATCATTGAAGGTGTAGAAAGAATAATGTTCCCTGAGAACTACTAATACAAAAAGAGCCTGAATAAATATATTCAAGCTCTTTTTTGATTTACAGTAACTACTCAATTTTCAAAGACGAAAAAAGATTCAAAATCATTTTTTGAATTTGAATCCTAACTTTATTATACAAATAATTACTCTTCTTGTAAAACACAAATTATAAAAGAGAGCTGATTTTATTATTTAATTCTTCTGAAAATTTGTTTGCTCCTTTCTCATTTAAATGTGTTACATCTTCAAAATATTCAATATTAGAATCTAAGTAATGAGAGTAATCTAAATAATCAATTCCAATATTACTTATAAAAAATTTTTTATATTTTTCTACTATCTCTTTTGGATAACATTTTTCTTCTACTTTTCTTAATGGAGCCATTACCATAAATACTTTTATATTATTTTTTTTACAATATTCTAATATATAAAAAAAATATTTTTTTTGTACTTCTAATATTTCCCATTCTCTTTTGACAGTATCAGATAATTGGCCTTTCTTATTAATTTGTTCATGATACCATCCATTTTCTTCTAATTTATAAGTTTTAATAATTTTTCTATTTTTCATTACTTCTAATAAGGTGTTTAATGAGATTTTAAATTTAGTAGCCTTTTCTTCAAAGTAAAAATTTAATTTATTGATAAAATTTTTACTATTCTCAAAATCTTTCATATATTCATTGGAAAATTTATTCCCATATATATAGTTTCTAGTATCACTAAGAAAAGAAAATTGAAAATAATCTACCCCCATAATTAAATATTTTATTTTTTTATTTGATTTATTTTCTACATATAATAATTTATAATACATTTGATTAAAAGAGTCATTATCATGAGCAAAATTATAAAAATTCCCAAATTTTAACTTGTCAGGATTAATTCCTCTATACATTCTTGAATTTCCCAAAATTATTCCATTATATTTTAGATTTTCAATTCTTTTAAAAGAATACTCTATTTGCTCTTTAGTTGTTAAGCCATATGTTTCTTTTAAAAATTTTGTTGTCAGAACATTTATTAAAAGAAAAATAAATATTCCTATTAAAATATCACTATAAAAACTTCTCTTCAATTTTTTCTCCTTAAAAATTAAAATATAAAAAATCAGATGTTGTACTAAGTAGAAATATACTTAATAGTATATACATAATCTTTTCACTTCTAATATTTTTCTTACTTTTCTCATAACTATTATTCATAAAAACCACTATTATTGTAGCTAGTAATAAGAATACTAAATTAATTTTATTTCCTAACATTCCTATAGTTAATTCTCTATATGACTTTGTCATTTCTCCTATTTGCCCCATATGTGTTCCCGTATATATTAATCCTTTTATATCAAACATTCCTTTTAGTACTTTTATTGCTCCATTTAATGTTTCTGCTCTAAAAAACACCCAAAATATATTTACTAGATTTATTGTTATAAACCATCCTAATAGTTTATTCATTTTTCTTCCACTATTTTTCCATACTCTATGTACTAGAATGCATATTCCATGTAAGCATCCCCATATAATAAAGTTCCATCCTGCTCCATGCCATATTCCACTTGCCATAAATACTATAAATAGATTTCTTAAAGTTTTTCTTTCCCCTAATCTATTTCCTCCAAGTGGAATATATAAATAATTTGTCATAAATCTCCCCAATGTCATATGCCATCTTTTCCAAAATTCCTGTATATTTATTGACTTATATGGTGAGTTGAAGTTTAATGGTAATACTATGTTAAACATAAGAGCTATTCCCATTGCCATATCACAATATCCGCTAAAATCAAAATATAGTTGTAATGTATATGATATTGAAGTCATCCATGCTTCTATAATATTTAATGTTTCCATTTGATCAAATCCTGCATTTGCAAAATTTGCTATTGTATCTGCTATTATTACTTTCTTAGCTAAACCAATGGAAAACATATATAGTCCTCTATTCATATTTTCATAATTTATTACCTTATTTCTTTTATCTTCAAATTGTGAAAGCATTTCATTTGGTAGTACTATTGGTCCTGCTATTAACTGTGGAAAAAATGTTACAAATAGACAATAACTTAAAAAATCATATTTCATACTTTTTTCATTGTAACTATCTATTACAAATGAAAGCTGTTGAAATGTAAAAAATGATATTCCTAATGGCAGTAGTATATGTAATAAGGTAAAATTTGTTCTAAATACTGTATTTATATTTTCTACAAAGAAATCATAATATTTAAAATATCCTAATAACCCTAAATTAAATATTACCCCTACTATCATCCATATTTTTCTTCCTCTTCCAGTTAAGCTTTTATGATTTAATTTATTTCCAATAAAATAATTTATTATTATTGAAGTTAAAATTAAATATAAATATGAAAGATGAAAATATGAATAAAAATATAGGGAAGCTATTACTAGCCACTCTTTAGCTATATTATTTTTACCATATCTATTTAAAGTAAAATATATTATTAATGTAATTGGTAAAAATAGGAAAATAAACTCATATGAATTAAATAACATTATTCCTCCAAGATTTAAATGTTCGCTTTTATGTATAAAAGAGAACTCTTTATTTTTTGCAAATACTCTTTATTTAATAATTTAATAAAAATATTATTAGAATTATTTTTTTAACTTTATTTATTAAAGTTTTTAACTTCTCTACCTTCAAAGGTTTTAAAACTTCGCCTTTATACATAAAAGCGAACTCTTTTTTTCTCAGTTTATTTCTAATATTTTTGACTGTACAAATTTTATTGTTTTTTTAGGAACTATTTCTCTTACTTCTTTTGAGGTTGGACTGCCTATTCTTCTTTTTTTTCTTTTTAAAAGTGAAAATGTTCCTTTATTTTTAAATTTTACTTCTTCATCCATAGCTATTACTTCTGCTATAAGGTTAAATATCTCTTCTATTTCTTCTCTTGCTTCTTTATCTTCTATTGTTTCATCTTGTTCTCTTCTCAATTTCTTGTAATATGATACAAATTCTCTAGTGTTCATATTCTTCCTCCATTAGAGTATTGAGTTCATTTACTTTATCTATCATTTTCATTCTAGGTTTAAATTTAATAACTTTCTTTTCTTCTGTTATCATCATTTCTCTAGTAGCTAGATTTAATATCTTTCTTGGTTTTACTTCTTTCTTTTCAAATATTCCCCAATCTTTTATTATTACTTTTTCTTCTTCTGCTAAAACATCAAAAAGAGCTTTCCAAAAAGAATCTAATCTTTCTTTTGCTTCTCTTATGCTTTTTAGATTCCTTCTTTCTTTGTATAAGGTTAAAAACTCTTTTTCTGTCATTTTATTTCCTTTCTATAATTCCTCTACCGATTTTACTATTCTTCCTACTTCTCCATTACTTATAACAAATATTCTATCACAGTCTTTTAATGTTGTAAGTCTATGAGCTACTATAATCAAAGTTCTATCTTTTGATACATCATAGATTTCTTTCATTATCTCTTCTTCAGTTTCATTATCTAAGGCTGACGTTGCTTCATCTAGTACTAATACTTCTGGATTATCATAAAGAGCTCTAGCTATTGCTATTCTCTGCTTCTGCCCTCCAGATAACATTATTCCTCTATCTCCTACTACTGTTTTTATTCCTTCTTTCTTCTTTAAAAATTCCCATATTCTTGCTTTTTTTAACGATTCTATTAATCTTTCTTCATTGTATTCTCTATTAAATACAACATTATCTGCTATTGTCCCATCAAAAAGATAGACTTCTTGTGGTATATATCCTATGCTTTGTCTCCAATATCCAATATTTTTATCTTCTAACTTTGTATCATCTAAATATACATTTCCATTTTTAGGTTTATATAGTCCTGTGATTAAATCTACAAGAGTTGTTTTTCCAGAGCCTGATTCTCCTACAAATGCTACTTTTTCTCCTTTAAATATATTTAGATTTATATTTTTTAGAACCTCTTTTCCTTTTTCAAATTCAAAACATACATCTTTTAATTCTATATTTTTATTAAACTCTATAGGATTATTTTCAATATTTTCAACTTCGTTTTCTAATTCATCAACTATGATATCAAGAGATTTTCTATAAAAAAGAATTCCTTGGTAATGAGTAATAATCCTATTTACTGATGGCAGTATTCTATATAACCCTATAAAAAATATTGATATTATTGGCATTATTTTAGCTAATCCATTTTCATCATACATTATTACAGAAAATATTATTAAAACTACCACTATTGAAAATCCTAAGAATTCTAAAATTAATCTTGGTACTGGTTGAGAAGACATATACTTTTTATCAACTTTTATATATTTATTACAAGAATTTTGAAAATTATTCATTATTTTCTCATCATTTGATTGTAATTTTATAAACTTATAGTTCCCAAATGTTGAGCCAATTATTTGATAATACTCTTCTATAGCTTTACTTCTTTCTATTCCCCATTTTTTTGTTTTATTTAATATTAGGTGTTTTATAAGAAGTATATTAATCCCCATAAATACAGTAACAAATAAAGTTATTTTTAAATCAACATATAACATTACCAAATATATAAAAAATACTACACATATTTCACTTAACATCATTAAGAAATTTTGAATCAATATAACTAATAAATTAGCTTCTGTTGTTATATTTTTCATAAGATCATTTGAGTTCTTTTTTATAAAGTTTTGATATGGATATTTCAAATAATTCTCCATTAACTTACATGTAAATTGATAATATGAATTTCGAGAAAAAGATACTAAAATATAATTAAAAAATATATTTAAAATATTTTTTATTAAAAATATTATTATTATAGTTATTCCAAAATAAAATATAAAATTCTTAGTACTTTCAAAGTTAAAAAAACTATATATTACTTTTAAATATTTATTCTCAAATATTATATTTTGATTAGTTACCATTGCCATAAATGGAACTATTGTTGATAGTCCTACTACTTCACTTAAAGAAATTATTATTGAAAAAACTGTTATTCC
Coding sequences within it:
- a CDS encoding Cof-type HAD-IIB family hydrolase; protein product: MIKAVFFDIDGTLVSFNTHKVPESTMKAFELLHEKGIKTFVATGRHPSIMSLGNNLDQLKFDGYVTLNGQYCFNDKEIIYKNSISPEDIKNLVEFLKDYPHPCGFVEGDGGMYINHINDNVKAVLDAVNLPMLPIKDVSRALENEVFQLNPYVSPEEEHIFMNALKNCEATRWNPLFLDVIPAGGGKHVAVEKVREYYGFSKEETMAFGDGGNDITMLSNVGIGVAMGNANDDVKEIADYVTDTVDNDGIFKALKHFSII
- a CDS encoding LysR family transcriptional regulator; the protein is MDLHYLKIFYEVAKEKSFTKAASKLYINQSAVSIQVKKFEEILNAKLFDRSSKKIKLTYTGEALYKMAEDIFDKVKRAEKEISRIIDLDRARISIGATSVIGEPLIPRLMKGFSKAHEEIEYDVTIADKAWLLKLLKEGDLDILIIDEEHITDSNLEVLTIEKMPYVLVSKKEYHSMESVSKDPLITRKTIPNNNEAIAVIEDKYRISFDTKISVLGNLEVIKGMVREEIGNVILPYYAVHKEIERGEFKIIYKVNEVKDGYQVVITKDKKSLIQIIKFINFIQDYKIQY
- the gmhA gene encoding D-sedoheptulose 7-phosphate isomerase → MNLIDSYKTELVLLENFIKEEEKRKETEKVAKVLAEVFNNGNKVLICGNGGSNCDALHFAEEFTGRFRGDRRALPVIAISESSHITCVGNDYGFDYVFSRGVEAYGKSGDMFIGISTSGNSGNVIKAVEAAKKIGMKTCVLLGKDGGKLKGMCDYEFIIPGKTSDRVQEIHMMILHIIIEGVERIMFPENY
- a CDS encoding MBOAT family O-acyltransferase; the protein is MLFNSYEFIFLFLPITLIIYFTLNRYGKNNIAKEWLVIASLYFYSYFHLSYLYLILTSIIINYFIGNKLNHKSLTGRGRKIWMIVGVIFNLGLLGYFKYYDFFVENINTVFRTNFTLLHILLPLGISFFTFQQLSFVIDSYNEKSMKYDFLSYCLFVTFFPQLIAGPIVLPNEMLSQFEDKRNKVINYENMNRGLYMFSIGLAKKVIIADTIANFANAGFDQMETLNIIEAWMTSISYTLQLYFDFSGYCDMAMGIALMFNIVLPLNFNSPYKSINIQEFWKRWHMTLGRFMTNYLYIPLGGNRLGERKTLRNLFIVFMASGIWHGAGWNFIIWGCLHGICILVHRVWKNSGRKMNKLLGWFITINLVNIFWVFFRAETLNGAIKVLKGMFDIKGLIYTGTHMGQIGEMTKSYRELTIGMLGNKINLVFLLLATIIVVFMNNSYEKSKKNIRSEKIMYILLSIFLLSTTSDFLYFNF
- a CDS encoding HU family DNA-binding protein, with translation MNTREFVSYYKKLRREQDETIEDKEAREEIEEIFNLIAEVIAMDEEVKFKNKGTFSLLKRKKRRIGSPTSKEVREIVPKKTIKFVQSKILEIN
- a CDS encoding HU family DNA-binding protein, which encodes MTEKEFLTLYKERRNLKSIREAKERLDSFWKALFDVLAEEEKVIIKDWGIFEKKEVKPRKILNLATREMMITEEKKVIKFKPRMKMIDKVNELNTLMEEEYEH